Proteins co-encoded in one Flavivirga eckloniae genomic window:
- a CDS encoding YciI family protein, which translates to MMIFIGADYTDLGLSPEELQNRMGKWFSWNDKMEKAGILRGGNALTPAIRRVVGANRTVTDLTSAEVKEIVGGYYIVETTDFDAVQKIAEDFPDYDLGGTVEIREIMVFDR; encoded by the coding sequence ATGATGATTTTCATCGGCGCAGATTACACAGATCTTGGCTTATCACCAGAAGAACTTCAAAACAGAATGGGGAAATGGTTTAGCTGGAACGATAAAATGGAAAAAGCAGGCATCCTTCGCGGAGGAAACGCTTTAACCCCTGCTATCCGTCGTGTCGTAGGTGCCAATAGAACGGTAACCGATCTGACTTCTGCTGAAGTTAAAGAAATTGTTGGCGGGTATTACATAGTTGAAACGACCGATTTTGACGCTGTTCAAAAAATTGCCGAAGATTTTCCAGATTATGATCTTGGAGGTACTGTTGAGATTCGTGAAATCATGGTATTTGATCGTTAA
- a CDS encoding RNA polymerase sigma factor: MESKLIDHLFRYHSGKMVSVLTRIFGLAHLEIIEDAVQDTFIKASISWRTKQPDNPEAWLTQAAKNRVLDIFRKLNTEKKHLPNIAYGSNAIAINELFLDTEIEDAQLRMIFTACHPKLDPRDRISFALKTVSGFSIKEISSALLTKEDSIKKRLTRARKAIQKSQLKFQIPQGELLPQRLESVMEVLYLIFNEGFHSNKEETLIRKELCGEAMRLCKILLKNKHTRTPEAYALFALMCFHSARIEAKTNAKNELLDLKNQDRSQWHFPLIKLGHTMMEKAVDTPTFSCYHYEAAIAAEHLYARRFEDTNWDKILHWYECINAIQPMPTHLLTMAVVCLQNKDAKKSKTYLDQIKPDDFAQRAYLYYGTLSDYHAATNNFHEAIKHIDNAINVVNNKFEKSYLKKKKSKLISTKN; the protein is encoded by the coding sequence ATGGAATCAAAACTTATAGACCATTTATTCCGCTACCACAGCGGAAAAATGGTCTCTGTTCTAACCCGAATCTTTGGACTTGCCCACCTTGAAATTATTGAAGATGCTGTTCAAGACACTTTTATAAAGGCAAGCATTTCATGGCGTACCAAACAACCAGATAACCCCGAAGCCTGGTTAACTCAAGCTGCTAAAAATAGAGTTTTAGACATTTTCAGGAAACTAAACACCGAAAAAAAACACCTTCCCAATATTGCATACGGCTCCAACGCCATAGCTATAAACGAACTCTTTTTAGACACCGAAATTGAAGATGCTCAGCTTCGTATGATCTTCACCGCTTGTCATCCAAAACTAGATCCCAGGGATCGTATTTCCTTTGCGCTAAAAACAGTTTCTGGATTCAGTATTAAAGAAATCTCCTCTGCTCTACTAACCAAAGAAGATAGCATAAAAAAAAGACTTACCCGAGCTCGTAAGGCTATACAAAAATCCCAATTAAAGTTTCAAATCCCACAAGGAGAATTACTACCTCAGCGACTAGAAAGTGTTATGGAAGTACTCTACCTTATCTTTAATGAAGGGTTTCATTCCAACAAAGAAGAAACCCTTATACGAAAAGAATTATGCGGAGAAGCTATGCGCTTGTGCAAAATACTTCTAAAAAACAAACATACCCGAACACCAGAAGCCTATGCTCTTTTTGCCCTAATGTGTTTTCATTCTGCGCGTATTGAAGCCAAAACCAATGCTAAAAATGAGCTTCTGGATTTAAAAAACCAAGACAGGAGTCAATGGCATTTTCCCTTAATAAAACTTGGTCATACCATGATGGAAAAAGCCGTAGACACTCCAACATTTTCGTGTTACCATTACGAAGCTGCTATTGCTGCCGAACACCTGTATGCGCGACGTTTTGAAGATACCAATTGGGATAAAATACTCCATTGGTACGAATGCATTAATGCTATACAACCCATGCCAACCCATTTGTTAACCATGGCTGTTGTTTGTTTGCAAAACAAAGATGCCAAAAAGAGTAAAACATATCTTGACCAAATTAAACCAGATGATTTTGCTCAAAGAGCCTATTTGTATTATGGAACGTTATCAGATTACCACGCCGCCACAAACAACTTTCACGAAGCTATTAAACATATTGACAACGCTATAAATGTGGTCAATAATAAATTTGAAAAAAGCTATTTAAAAAAAAAGAAATCAAAGTTAATATCAACTAAGAATTAA
- a CDS encoding LamG-like jellyroll fold domain-containing protein, producing the protein MTKNQICGLAFLKPKLLVLFSFYCFISNAQIIQVEIVGGSVVSQGSTVTINVGNSLDFRITNIDGSNCKKLKIRGVSVSNTTDFAVDPVDPRKNIKYDTCPGNKKYLDFEIENISPSCTTTSTLVTIEIKDQSDFTFTLQVNSAPEIYVIGGNPYADIYHGDTTTSDTNGTYFGVVDEGASVTRTYVISNIGSCDLTVSSITSSNGDYVITTTPFPIPYSMVPYAPMVFSVTFTAPVGGTGIQSSTISIGNTDNTTFTFVVEAEMFNENIPGPGGVTADFRLWLKSTRGIVESSSKVSEWQDLGTNGKDAIQPVGANQPTYLDTAADNINFNPVIKFENDGASTEEYLYNTSNGFYSQDIFVVMIPDATMTSASIRNTIFAGTSSGNAGDMTGIGFGDYSTEFANETLSYNQDVPGGGSYNGEAEISSSYSGVGIINVRNNVSATGQDILYNSNVLTTSTVDDVAFANVGTAGPPVVGTEYWIGRNFDVQGSLNGRIAEIFTFAERVTDNDRQKIESYLAIKYGITLGASTEVQKDYINSFDTKVWDVVANAGYNYDVAGIGRDSISDLNQKQSKTLNTLNDVSIGLGGIFTTNSANTNEFEKDGDFLVWGNNNGPFSGSSTNTVTIASGITTSLTRIDRKWKIVESNEAINGDVEIVYISVPTAAFSGFSKTATEEYALIVADNPNFADGDIIDVIPLRSDGGSNLLTWYDFDGTKYFTFGKVSNLVEDHSVSIASGDYLVGEYSLNLNVDSFSISAWIKCAANASNRTVMAKGEKLQIRLNTSGNIEVFIDDAVTPKFTSNMDVDDGKWHHTAFIYDSGTILMYIDGVLDKSVQDVVHPSPNFNNYAIGAVYIDKDNVINPLLGDIDEVYVWDLALSQDQVRYLMNQELERFDISGTDYVNGKIMPQAATSNEITTIPWSSLRVYYDFNSFYGSTVEGLTDDRFFLRLKYLNKTKSIVGTQSTPLPYVSAANGAWDTPTTWSNSGDVMVPNSLSLDGTTIIDWNIVETSHDITSGDRDISLLGLIQTGGTITIADPGETQNETNSGQALTISHYLELDGVIDLVGESQLVQTEGSIIDADSGGYIERDQQGTANGYNYNYWSSSVGPITGNTATRGTGVSSTNSNHTISGVLNDGTNSGLYQSLTYSSDPDGSGSVPPPGVARTISTFWLYKFYGAVDNYNAWTKIDETSSLLAGEGFTMKGTSGSVALTTQQNYVFKGLPNNGDITLELNKISGTDDVERLIGNPYPSAIDATEFILDNLSIADGGNNATGTIFNGALYFWDHFGEENSHDLKDYVGGYATRNLTGGAAAISNHALINNASNGGNPATGTKVPGPYISVNQGFFVSTKIEGFNNDNNPVAPIATVDGGDIVFKNSQRVFITEAVSSNSLFFKSNKNKRVSSVKSNNVEVAPTIRLMYVSPLGYYRQIVLGANPNASDDFDLGYDAFMIDVSEEDMYWVFNESKFVIQGSNSLNETKEFQLGLIVKEPGLITIKIDAIENLDPNVPLYIKDKLTGEIFKINNASFEVYLDAGEYNDRFALVFQNNSEQLSADDIEEHVKGLVIRYDSKTSEIKVVNKNNAFVSKVSLYNILGQNIKTLKTNTDKDISISIAEAHGSYIVRLDTENGIKNKKIIIE; encoded by the coding sequence ATGACAAAAAATCAAATCTGTGGATTGGCTTTTTTAAAGCCAAAGTTACTCGTATTGTTTAGTTTCTACTGTTTTATTAGTAATGCTCAAATCATTCAAGTTGAAATCGTTGGAGGCTCAGTAGTGTCTCAAGGATCGACGGTTACCATTAATGTCGGAAATAGTCTCGATTTTAGAATTACAAACATTGATGGTAGTAATTGTAAAAAGTTAAAAATTAGGGGTGTAAGTGTCTCTAATACAACAGACTTTGCGGTTGACCCAGTTGATCCTAGAAAGAATATAAAATACGACACGTGTCCCGGTAATAAAAAATACCTTGATTTTGAAATAGAAAATATAAGTCCAAGTTGCACTACAACCAGTACCTTGGTAACAATAGAGATTAAAGACCAATCGGATTTTACCTTTACATTACAGGTAAATTCTGCGCCGGAAATATATGTTATAGGGGGAAACCCATATGCAGATATATATCATGGAGATACAACAACTTCAGATACTAACGGAACTTATTTTGGCGTGGTAGATGAGGGAGCTTCGGTGACAAGAACCTACGTTATATCTAACATTGGTAGTTGCGATTTAACAGTTTCTTCAATTACGAGTTCTAATGGTGATTATGTCATTACAACAACGCCGTTTCCAATACCTTATAGTATGGTGCCTTATGCGCCAATGGTATTTAGTGTAACATTTACAGCGCCAGTTGGGGGTACGGGTATTCAAAGCTCAACCATTAGTATAGGTAATACAGATAATACAACATTTACTTTTGTTGTTGAAGCAGAAATGTTTAACGAAAACATTCCGGGGCCAGGTGGGGTTACTGCAGATTTTAGACTGTGGTTAAAATCTACCAGAGGTATTGTGGAATCGTCATCTAAAGTATCAGAATGGCAAGATTTAGGAACCAATGGTAAAGATGCTATTCAGCCAGTAGGAGCAAACCAACCCACTTATTTAGATACGGCTGCAGATAATATAAACTTTAATCCAGTTATTAAGTTCGAGAATGATGGTGCCTCTACCGAAGAATATTTATATAACACTTCTAATGGTTTTTATAGTCAGGATATTTTTGTGGTTATGATTCCAGATGCTACTATGACCAGTGCTTCTATCAGAAATACCATTTTTGCAGGAACATCATCGGGAAACGCAGGGGATATGACTGGTATTGGATTCGGAGATTATTCAACCGAATTTGCCAACGAAACTTTGTCGTACAATCAAGATGTACCGGGAGGAGGAAGTTATAACGGCGAGGCAGAGATTAGTAGCTCATATTCTGGAGTCGGCATCATAAATGTTAGAAATAATGTTTCCGCTACAGGTCAGGATATTTTATATAATTCCAATGTGTTAACCACTTCCACGGTAGATGATGTTGCTTTTGCAAATGTTGGGACAGCTGGACCACCTGTAGTTGGAACCGAATATTGGATTGGTAGAAATTTTGATGTACAAGGAAGCTTAAACGGTAGGATTGCTGAAATTTTTACGTTTGCAGAACGCGTAACAGACAACGATAGACAAAAAATAGAATCTTATTTGGCCATTAAGTATGGCATTACGCTTGGTGCGTCAACCGAAGTTCAAAAAGACTATATTAATTCATTCGATACCAAAGTGTGGGATGTTGTAGCAAATGCTGGTTACAATTATGATGTAGCCGGTATTGGTAGGGATTCTATATCCGATTTAAACCAAAAGCAATCAAAGACATTAAATACTTTAAATGATGTTAGTATCGGTTTAGGAGGCATTTTTACAACCAATAGTGCAAATACTAATGAATTTGAAAAAGATGGCGATTTTCTGGTATGGGGAAATAATAATGGTCCTTTTTCAGGTTCTAGTACAAATACTGTAACCATTGCTTCTGGAATTACCACATCTTTAACACGTATAGACAGAAAATGGAAAATTGTAGAATCGAATGAGGCTATTAATGGCGATGTGGAAATTGTATATATTTCTGTTCCTACGGCAGCCTTTAGCGGTTTTTCAAAAACAGCTACCGAAGAGTATGCCTTAATTGTTGCCGACAATCCTAATTTTGCAGATGGCGATATTATTGATGTAATACCGTTAAGGTCTGATGGCGGTTCTAACCTGCTAACCTGGTACGATTTTGATGGTACCAAATATTTCACCTTTGGTAAGGTGTCTAATTTGGTAGAGGATCACTCTGTGAGCATTGCTTCCGGTGATTATCTGGTCGGGGAATATAGCCTTAATTTGAATGTGGATTCTTTTTCAATTTCTGCATGGATTAAATGTGCTGCAAATGCCAGTAACCGTACTGTTATGGCTAAGGGTGAAAAACTACAGATTAGGCTTAATACTTCCGGGAATATTGAGGTGTTTATAGACGATGCCGTTACGCCTAAGTTTACTTCCAACATGGATGTTGATGATGGTAAATGGCATCATACGGCTTTTATATACGATAGTGGAACTATTCTAATGTATATAGACGGGGTTTTAGATAAATCTGTACAGGATGTTGTGCACCCTTCACCAAACTTTAATAATTATGCCATTGGAGCTGTTTATATTGATAAGGATAATGTTATTAATCCGCTTTTGGGAGATATTGATGAGGTTTATGTGTGGGATTTGGCGCTTTCACAGGATCAGGTGCGTTATTTAATGAATCAGGAGTTAGAGCGATTCGATATTAGCGGAACAGATTATGTTAATGGAAAGATAATGCCACAGGCAGCGACGAGCAATGAGATTACTACCATACCATGGAGTAGTTTAAGGGTATATTATGATTTTAATTCCTTTTATGGTTCTACCGTTGAAGGGTTAACAGACGATCGTTTCTTCTTACGTTTAAAATATTTAAACAAAACGAAATCTATCGTTGGTACGCAAAGTACACCATTGCCTTATGTTTCTGCAGCAAACGGCGCTTGGGATACACCTACAACTTGGAGCAATAGCGGAGATGTGATGGTTCCGAATTCTTTAAGTTTAGATGGCACTACGATTATAGATTGGAATATTGTTGAAACGTCTCATGATATCACTTCAGGAGATAGAGATATTTCCCTTTTAGGCTTAATACAAACGGGAGGGACTATAACTATTGCAGATCCTGGCGAAACCCAGAATGAGACAAACTCTGGGCAAGCGCTAACCATTTCACACTATTTAGAGTTAGATGGCGTAATAGATTTGGTAGGAGAATCGCAGCTGGTGCAAACAGAAGGTAGTATTATAGATGCTGATAGTGGCGGATACATAGAACGGGATCAACAAGGAACAGCCAATGGATATAATTATAATTATTGGTCGTCGTCTGTAGGTCCTATTACAGGTAATACAGCAACCAGAGGTACAGGGGTGTCTAGTACAAATAGTAACCATACCATATCTGGAGTTTTAAACGATGGAACAAATTCTGGACTTTACCAAAGTCTTACGTATAGTTCAGACCCTGATGGAAGTGGTTCGGTTCCACCACCAGGCGTAGCCAGAACCATTAGTACGTTTTGGTTGTACAAATTTTATGGAGCAGTAGATAACTACAATGCATGGACAAAAATAGATGAAACGTCATCTTTACTAGCAGGAGAGGGGTTTACGATGAAAGGAACATCTGGATCGGTTGCACTAACGACGCAACAAAATTATGTGTTTAAAGGCTTGCCTAATAATGGCGATATTACTTTAGAATTAAATAAGATATCTGGTACAGACGATGTAGAGCGTTTAATAGGAAATCCATATCCATCGGCAATTGATGCCACCGAATTTATTTTAGATAATTTAAGTATTGCAGATGGAGGGAATAATGCAACGGGAACTATTTTTAATGGTGCTCTGTATTTTTGGGATCATTTTGGAGAGGAGAACTCACATGATTTAAAAGACTATGTTGGGGGCTATGCTACGCGAAACTTAACAGGAGGCGCGGCAGCTATTTCTAATCATGCATTAATTAATAACGCATCAAATGGAGGTAATCCAGCTACAGGTACAAAAGTACCTGGGCCATATATATCTGTAAACCAAGGATTCTTTGTTTCAACTAAAATTGAAGGTTTTAATAATGATAATAATCCAGTGGCTCCAATCGCTACCGTAGATGGGGGCGATATAGTATTTAAGAATAGTCAACGTGTTTTCATTACAGAAGCAGTGAGTAGTAACTCTTTATTTTTTAAATCTAATAAAAATAAAAGGGTTAGCAGTGTAAAAAGCAATAATGTAGAAGTAGCACCAACCATACGATTAATGTATGTTTCTCCCTTGGGCTATTATAGACAAATTGTTTTAGGTGCTAACCCTAATGCTTCTGATGATTTTGATTTGGGGTACGATGCTTTTATGATAGATGTTAGTGAAGAGGATATGTATTGGGTTTTTAACGAAAGTAAGTTTGTAATTCAAGGTTCTAATAGTTTAAACGAAACCAAAGAATTTCAACTCGGTTTAATCGTTAAAGAGCCTGGTTTGATAACCATTAAAATTGATGCTATAGAAAATTTAGATCCTAATGTGCCGCTGTATATTAAAGATAAGCTAACAGGTGAGATTTTTAAAATCAATAACGCGTCATTTGAGGTGTATTTAGATGCTGGAGAATATAATGATAGGTTTGCTTTGGTTTTTCAAAATAATTCTGAGCAATTGTCTGCAGATGATATAGAAGAGCATGTTAAAGGTTTGGTTATTCGTTATGATTCGAAAACCTCAGAAATTAAAGTGGTTAATAAAAACAATGCATTTGTTTCTAAGGTGTCGTTATACAATATTCTCGGGCAGAATATAAAAACGCTTAAAACGAATACCGATAAAGATATTTCAATATCAATAGCTGAGGCTCATGGTTCTTATATTGTTAGGTTGGATACTGAAAATGGTATAAAGAATAAAAAGATTATAATAGAATAG
- a CDS encoding tetratricopeptide repeat protein, giving the protein MKKYIILILCLIPLLTYSQSNKFFRKGMREADLNKKIALFTEAIKLDPKNLDAYFYRGIAKNDLGNFHGAIVDYSKIIVLKPDADTYYNRGNSRYSLKDFVGAKSDYSKAFETDSTFIDALYSLGCVKYDLEEYEDAIKDFSKVIKVVPDQPKTYILRASAYKALKEHKKALKDYSLAILAEPSAYTYYSRGVYYLDINYYQKANIDLNAAVALNRNNAFAYFYRGTSYLLLGKYNTAISDFTSALKFDSTDFDALLGLALAYYKTGDITNAKLNLQKAKSILSPEKDIKTTGLFDNTYWFQNKYYYFNNNIQALLKL; this is encoded by the coding sequence ATGAAAAAATATATCATCTTAATATTATGTTTAATTCCGTTACTTACGTATTCTCAATCAAATAAGTTCTTTAGAAAAGGAATGAGGGAAGCCGATTTAAACAAAAAAATAGCCCTTTTTACAGAAGCTATAAAATTGGATCCTAAAAACCTTGATGCTTATTTTTATAGAGGTATTGCGAAAAACGATTTGGGAAATTTTCATGGTGCCATTGTAGATTACTCTAAGATAATTGTTTTAAAACCAGATGCAGACACCTACTACAATAGAGGAAATTCTAGATATAGTTTAAAAGATTTTGTTGGGGCTAAGAGTGACTACAGTAAAGCCTTCGAAACAGACTCTACCTTTATTGATGCTCTTTACAGTTTAGGATGCGTAAAATATGACTTGGAAGAATATGAAGATGCTATAAAAGATTTTAGTAAAGTTATTAAAGTGGTTCCCGATCAACCAAAAACTTACATCTTAAGAGCCAGTGCATATAAAGCATTAAAAGAACACAAAAAAGCATTAAAAGATTACTCTCTAGCCATTTTAGCAGAACCTAGTGCTTATACATATTACAGCAGAGGGGTTTATTATCTGGATATTAATTACTACCAAAAAGCCAACATCGATCTAAACGCAGCTGTAGCTCTTAACAGAAATAATGCATTTGCATATTTTTATAGGGGTACATCGTACTTATTATTAGGCAAATATAATACTGCGATTTCAGATTTCACCTCTGCTTTAAAATTTGACTCCACAGATTTTGATGCACTTCTTGGTTTGGCATTAGCATATTACAAAACAGGAGATATTACTAATGCTAAATTGAATTTACAGAAAGCAAAGTCTATATTATCACCAGAAAAAGATATAAAAACTACCGGATTGTTCGATAATACTTATTGGTTTCAGAATAAATACTACTACTTTAATAATAATATTCAAGCCCTATTAAAACTGTAA
- the rsmG gene encoding 16S rRNA (guanine(527)-N(7))-methyltransferase RsmG, translating into MELILKYFPDLTEDQISKFEKLEILYQDWNLKINVVSRKDIDELYLRHVLHSMSIAKVLEFKSGSKILDVGTGGGFPGIPLAILFPECSFHLVDSIAKKLKVVDEVVSGLGLTNVKTTHSRVEDIKDTYDFIVSRAVAAMPTFVRWVKGKITKQQSHDLKNGILYLKGGDLSEELQDYKTATIYNLSDYYTEDFFETKKVVHLPLKFKGN; encoded by the coding sequence ATGGAGCTTATTTTAAAATATTTCCCAGACCTGACCGAGGATCAGATTTCAAAATTCGAAAAGTTAGAAATACTTTATCAGGATTGGAATTTAAAGATTAATGTAGTGTCTCGTAAGGATATTGATGAGCTTTATTTACGTCATGTTTTACATTCTATGTCCATAGCAAAAGTTTTAGAATTTAAGTCAGGCAGTAAGATTCTTGATGTTGGAACCGGAGGCGGATTTCCAGGTATTCCTTTGGCTATTCTTTTTCCGGAATGCTCGTTTCACTTGGTTGATAGTATTGCCAAAAAGTTAAAAGTGGTCGATGAGGTTGTTAGTGGTTTGGGGCTAACTAATGTAAAGACAACACATAGCCGTGTGGAGGATATTAAGGATACGTACGATTTTATTGTAAGCCGTGCTGTAGCAGCCATGCCAACATTTGTACGTTGGGTGAAAGGTAAGATAACGAAACAACAAAGTCATGATCTTAAAAATGGCATATTGTATCTAAAGGGAGGGGATTTAAGTGAAGAACTTCAAGATTATAAAACAGCCACAATATATAATTTAAGCGATTATTATACTGAAGATTTTTTCGAAACCAAGAAAGTAGTGCACTTGCCTTTAAAATTTAAAGGAAACTAA
- a CDS encoding fatty acid desaturase family protein: protein MGKQALTFSRTDSAKFFKTLNKRVNDYFKDNNIKRTGNWKLYIKAIIMFSLLIVPVVLIFTIDLPTWAQVVLMMVVGVGMAGVGMNVMHDANHGSFSSKKWVNKLMGSSIYILAGNDYNWKVQHNVLHHTYTNIQGHDEDIDAGRIIRFSKHTKWLKIHKYQRFYAFFLYGLLTVNWAITTDFKQTFVYLKRKLSYGKFPNPATQWTKLIVGKIIYYAIWVVLPLVLGFTWWQVLIGFFIMHYTAGIILSVIFQLAHVMPNTEMPLPDDNGNMKNTWAIHQLFTTSNFSPKSWLVKFYTGGLNRQVEHHLFAQISHIHYDKIAKIVKKTANEFSLPYNEYDTIWKAIAEHYNQLKLLGKKPSLA from the coding sequence ATGGGGAAACAAGCACTAACCTTTTCAAGAACTGATTCTGCGAAATTTTTCAAAACACTAAACAAACGTGTTAACGATTATTTTAAAGACAATAACATAAAACGAACAGGAAACTGGAAACTATATATTAAAGCCATAATAATGTTCTCTTTACTTATTGTTCCAGTTGTGTTAATCTTTACAATCGATCTCCCTACCTGGGCACAAGTTGTCCTTATGATGGTTGTAGGTGTTGGTATGGCCGGTGTTGGCATGAATGTTATGCACGACGCAAATCACGGTTCTTTTTCAAGCAAGAAATGGGTTAACAAATTGATGGGGAGCAGTATTTATATTTTAGCTGGGAATGATTACAACTGGAAGGTGCAACATAATGTTTTACATCATACTTATACTAACATACAAGGGCATGACGAAGATATTGATGCAGGTAGAATTATTCGTTTTTCCAAGCATACAAAATGGCTTAAAATTCATAAATATCAGAGATTCTATGCTTTTTTCCTATATGGTTTGTTAACAGTAAACTGGGCTATTACTACAGATTTTAAACAAACTTTCGTTTATTTAAAAAGAAAACTATCCTATGGTAAATTCCCTAACCCTGCTACGCAATGGACAAAATTAATTGTTGGTAAAATTATATATTATGCTATTTGGGTTGTTTTACCATTAGTTTTAGGCTTTACATGGTGGCAAGTTTTAATCGGCTTTTTTATTATGCATTACACTGCAGGAATTATTCTAAGTGTTATTTTCCAATTAGCTCATGTTATGCCTAATACAGAAATGCCTTTACCTGATGATAATGGTAACATGAAAAACACCTGGGCAATCCATCAATTATTCACAACATCAAATTTTTCACCTAAAAGTTGGTTAGTAAAATTCTATACTGGAGGATTAAACCGACAAGTTGAACATCACCTATTTGCTCAAATTAGCCATATACATTATGACAAAATAGCTAAAATCGTTAAAAAAACTGCAAACGAGTTTAGCTTACCTTATAATGAATATGATACCATTTGGAAAGCTATTGCAGAGCACTACAATCAACTAAAGCTTTTAGGTAAAAAGCCTAGTTTAGCCTAG